The following coding sequences are from one Pseudomonas oryzae window:
- a CDS encoding urease subunit beta: MIPGEIQVAAGDIELNEGRERVTLSVANHGDRPVQVGSHYHFYEVNPALVFEREQARGFRLDIAAGTAVRFEPGQARSVTLVALAGKREVWGFRGAVMGRLEDNA; this comes from the coding sequence ATGATTCCCGGAGAAATCCAGGTCGCCGCCGGCGACATCGAGCTGAACGAGGGCCGCGAGCGGGTGACGCTGTCGGTGGCCAACCACGGCGACCGCCCGGTGCAGGTCGGCTCGCACTACCACTTCTACGAGGTCAACCCGGCGCTGGTGTTCGAGCGCGAGCAGGCCCGCGGCTTCCGCCTCGACATCGCCGCCGGCACCGCCGTGCGCTTCGAACCGGGCCAGGCGCGCAGCGTCACCCTGGTAGCGCTGGCCGGCAAGCGCGAGGTCTGGGGCTTTCGCGGCGCGGTGATGGGCCGGCTGGAGGACAACGCATGA